A portion of the Nitratidesulfovibrio termitidis HI1 genome contains these proteins:
- a CDS encoding LysR family transcriptional regulator: MNISRLRTYLKVASTGSFTRAAQELFVTQPTVTHHIQSLEEELGYQLIVRSSAHIRLTAEGKRLVQKANELFQIIDEIKGTAAEQEKGISGTLNIAASSVMGAHFLPKALNAIISEYPNVDIRLHFGTAYSIATWVQNAFVDMGFAPRSPGFEKLRFAPLLVEPCVLAISSSRYAMWNSELDREDFTNQPFILREKGTKAHDIAMRWLKKQAWYSSFRQPAILSSMESIKNLVLEDAGMTILPRCCVEYEFQQGRMKEIKTDTGLEDITYFMIERIHENDSEPIRIFKQVLGINIKAFICVCCGHWTPYGPNRNGL, encoded by the coding sequence ATGAACATTTCACGCCTCAGGACGTACCTTAAGGTCGCTTCCACCGGGAGTTTTACGCGGGCTGCACAAGAGCTGTTCGTAACGCAGCCAACAGTGACGCATCATATTCAATCTCTTGAGGAAGAACTGGGATATCAGCTGATTGTCAGGTCAAGCGCGCACATACGCCTGACCGCGGAGGGGAAGCGGCTTGTCCAGAAGGCCAATGAATTGTTTCAGATTATAGATGAAATAAAAGGAACTGCGGCAGAGCAGGAAAAAGGAATAAGCGGCACGTTGAACATCGCTGCTTCATCTGTGATGGGTGCTCATTTTTTGCCTAAAGCGCTGAATGCAATTATTTCAGAATACCCTAATGTAGACATAAGACTTCATTTTGGTACGGCATATTCCATTGCCACATGGGTTCAGAATGCTTTTGTGGATATGGGGTTTGCCCCGCGTTCGCCTGGGTTTGAAAAACTCAGGTTTGCGCCACTCCTTGTTGAGCCATGCGTTCTCGCAATAAGCTCATCACGCTATGCCATGTGGAATTCAGAATTGGACAGAGAAGACTTTACCAATCAGCCGTTCATCCTTCGTGAAAAAGGAACAAAAGCTCACGATATAGCTATGAGGTGGCTTAAAAAGCAGGCGTGGTATTCATCTTTTCGGCAGCCGGCGATTCTCTCTAGCATGGAGTCAATAAAGAACTTGGTGCTTGAGGATGCCGGGATGACCATTCTGCCACGTTGCTGTGTGGAATATGAATTTCAACAAGGTCGAATGAAAGAAATTAAAACGGATACGGGATTGGAGGACATTACGTACTTCATGATAGAACGGATTCATGAAAATGACAGTGAACCGATACGGATATTCAAACAGGTGCTTGGTATCAACATAAAGGCTTTCATATGCGTATGTTGCGGCCATTGGACGCCGTATGGCCCAAATAGAAATGGGCTGTGA